A single region of the Salipaludibacillus sp. LMS25 genome encodes:
- a CDS encoding spore germination protein: MDKKTQQRETQLSLHVDDYRAYFKKVFAKAYDFQIRTIHTRQMTEVNLYYFNGLVDLTMLDELVAKSIVSIEKRSSLDPSDRIVSLTNHELPLNLEDIKKGLLNGQVLIHINAHPPYLLNINHDPSRQVTEPTTEYQVFGPKLGFVESVDNNIGILRYYLKDCELHTLEAFTGKENKMKIAIAYIYSLIDEASLTFINKKIDRLKNKEISTLGELARHFQHDVYSLFPQSVLTERPDHAKESLLDGKFVIFLGYHTFCIITPVQLLDTIGSSEDSSFTVSWNKLLIRVMRLLCMIIGTILPALYVALVAFHPELIPTTFTLTIAKSRAQIPITASFEALLMLFALDVLVEASIRLPSFVGQTIGIVGGLVIGTAAAEAGIVSNIMVVTIAFTAICTFVIPSWEFVFTWRIMRYIYVLVASFLGLYGLSLLFGLTFLHLCKLKAHDRPYLEPLSPFNFKKLRTFFHSRP, from the coding sequence TTGGATAAAAAGACTCAGCAAAGAGAAACACAACTATCTTTACATGTTGATGATTATAGAGCGTATTTTAAAAAGGTGTTTGCGAAGGCGTATGATTTTCAAATAAGAACGATTCACACTAGACAGATGACAGAAGTTAATTTGTATTATTTCAATGGTCTTGTGGATTTAACCATGTTAGATGAATTGGTGGCCAAATCGATTGTTTCTATTGAAAAACGTTCTTCTTTGGACCCTAGCGACAGGATTGTTAGTTTAACGAATCATGAATTACCTCTTAATTTAGAAGACATTAAAAAGGGACTCTTAAATGGTCAAGTCTTAATCCATATTAATGCACATCCACCGTACTTGCTTAACATTAATCATGATCCGTCTAGACAAGTGACAGAACCAACGACAGAATATCAAGTATTCGGTCCAAAGTTAGGCTTTGTAGAAAGTGTTGATAATAATATCGGCATTCTACGCTATTATTTAAAAGACTGTGAACTTCATACATTAGAAGCGTTTACAGGTAAAGAAAATAAGATGAAGATTGCCATCGCCTATATTTATTCGTTGATAGATGAGGCAAGCCTTACGTTTATTAATAAGAAAATAGACCGTTTAAAAAATAAAGAAATTTCAACACTAGGTGAATTAGCAAGGCACTTCCAGCACGATGTATATTCACTTTTTCCACAAAGTGTTTTAACAGAACGTCCTGACCATGCGAAGGAAAGTCTTCTCGATGGTAAGTTTGTTATTTTTCTCGGCTATCATACCTTTTGTATTATCACACCTGTGCAATTGTTAGATACGATAGGTAGCAGTGAAGATTCTTCGTTTACAGTAAGTTGGAATAAGTTGCTTATTAGAGTTATGCGGCTTTTGTGTATGATAATTGGCACCATTTTACCTGCTCTTTATGTAGCCCTTGTAGCGTTTCATCCTGAATTAATTCCGACTACTTTTACACTTACAATTGCCAAATCACGTGCACAAATTCCTATAACAGCATCCTTTGAAGCCTTACTTATGTTGTTTGCATTAGATGTTTTAGTAGAAGCAAGTATTCGTTTGCCGAGCTTTGTTGGTCAAACGATCGGGATAGTTGGAGGGCTTGTTATTGGCACGGCGGCGGCTGAAGCTGGCATCGTCAGTAATATAATGGTGGTCACGATTGCTTTTACTGCCATATGTACCTTTGTGATACCTTCTTGGGAATTCGTTTTTACATGGCGCATTATGCGGTATATTTACGTTCTTGTCGCTTCCTTCCTTGGATTGTATGGACTCTCATTGCTCTTCGGTCTGACATTTTTACACCTTTGTAAACTGAAAGCCCATGATAGACCTTACTTAGAGCCTTTATCACCTTTCAACTTTAAGAAGCTTCGTACTTTTTTCCATTCACGACCTTAA
- a CDS encoding GerAB/ArcD/ProY family transporter gives MNDDHLIYRFGKGELFVFTYSSTITLGLIFLPYVSHLEVRSAWLKVIVASLPMIGVVFLIQAVIKKHKNADILHLFNHYTWKIVYYPFLVYMFINAVLACCWGVKALNLIVRSFLLHNTSELVICTFFLLVILVGILYGIVPITRFLVLFFIFEIIIIVTVISLFFTEDFRFIYVKPIMSIDFLTFLESSLSDLTRFTGVIPLIGFITYVKHPQQMFKTVSAAIGLVALTYSAISLLVLGVFGFEQAIQLLSPLTSLIQASSAWEGVFQRMDMVFITIWLLSFYKIALIHFWFVHYLFIKLVPAAKKTEIVNKTVIVAGLLALSLFIPGYIEFKSSIYFVNLNFYAVVIPSIICMYLLMRRPNATEGERSNG, from the coding sequence ATGAATGATGATCATCTAATATATCGTTTTGGCAAAGGTGAATTATTTGTCTTTACTTATTCATCAACCATTACTCTTGGGCTCATCTTCCTTCCGTATGTTTCCCATTTAGAGGTGAGAAGTGCGTGGTTAAAAGTAATCGTAGCAAGTTTGCCGATGATCGGTGTGGTTTTTCTCATTCAAGCCGTAATTAAAAAGCACAAGAACGCTGATATCCTTCATTTATTTAATCACTACACGTGGAAAATCGTGTATTATCCCTTTTTAGTCTATATGTTTATTAATGCAGTATTGGCATGTTGTTGGGGCGTTAAGGCACTTAATTTAATCGTAAGAAGCTTCTTATTACATAATACTTCTGAGCTGGTCATTTGTACGTTTTTCTTATTAGTCATTTTAGTAGGTATACTATACGGAATAGTGCCAATTACACGTTTCCTCGTGCTTTTTTTTATATTTGAAATCATCATTATAGTAACAGTAATAAGTTTATTTTTCACAGAAGATTTTCGGTTCATTTACGTGAAGCCAATAATGTCCATTGATTTTTTAACATTTTTAGAGAGTTCACTGAGTGATCTAACACGATTTACAGGTGTTATACCACTCATTGGGTTTATTACTTATGTGAAACACCCGCAGCAGATGTTTAAAACGGTAAGCGCTGCTATTGGATTAGTTGCGCTGACATACAGCGCGATTTCGTTACTTGTTCTTGGTGTGTTTGGGTTTGAGCAAGCCATTCAATTATTATCACCTTTAACCTCACTTATTCAAGCATCATCAGCTTGGGAAGGTGTATTTCAACGAATGGATATGGTTTTTATTACAATATGGTTACTGTCTTTCTACAAAATTGCCCTTATCCATTTTTGGTTTGTTCATTATTTATTCATTAAGCTTGTACCAGCAGCCAAAAAGACTGAAATAGTGAATAAAACAGTGATAGTGGCTGGACTTTTAGCCTTATCACTCTTTATACCTGGCTATATCGAATTCAAGTCTTCCATATACTTTGTCAATTTGAATTTTTATGCCGTGGTTATTCCTAGCATCATATGCATGTATTTATTAATGAGACGGCCAAATGCTACAGAAGGAGAACGATCGAATGGCTAA
- a CDS encoding Ger(x)C family spore germination protein, which translates to MAKNIMMVFTIISILTGCSEDSKEIDQRTMVLGMGIDKVNDNEIQLSIQMPVIVSSIGGQGEEENSEFVTKTTTGPSLWEALTDLEAQTPTTLFFGHLNTVIISEQVAKDGIDEIIDFIDRRSPIDNQVHVLIASDVEAILNSESQLVFLPSLYIERFFEAEQKLSRTDILRLFEYRRDTNMISKSATIPIIYSDNNLTIQNFAVFKDDKMVDILYGKEAGLSRLLKDEELRNVNYTLPVPITEGENVEVSVSLNLNLDVSIIQHRPPKFNLDLDGNIEFIHLKTKDVELTHDLIDALKKELKKVIKEDILHTINKMQESHTEPWLFGHRIWVENPDDFDEEQWLNNEWPTAEFVINSDLEVEKIGQRGMLDKIKVGR; encoded by the coding sequence ATGGCTAAAAATATCATGATGGTATTTACTATCATAAGTATTTTAACAGGGTGTTCGGAAGATTCCAAAGAAATTGATCAACGAACAATGGTTCTTGGGATGGGGATTGATAAGGTAAACGATAATGAGATCCAGTTAAGCATACAAATGCCCGTTATTGTTAGTTCGATAGGAGGGCAGGGGGAGGAAGAAAATTCTGAGTTTGTTACGAAGACGACGACAGGCCCTTCATTGTGGGAGGCCTTAACAGATTTAGAAGCCCAAACACCTACAACATTGTTTTTTGGTCACCTTAATACCGTTATAATAAGTGAACAAGTCGCTAAAGATGGTATAGATGAAATAATCGATTTCATTGATAGACGTTCACCGATTGATAACCAAGTACACGTATTGATTGCTTCAGATGTGGAAGCTATTCTTAATAGTGAGTCACAGCTCGTTTTTTTGCCATCATTATATATCGAACGTTTTTTTGAAGCTGAACAAAAACTTTCTCGAACAGACATACTACGTTTGTTTGAATATCGACGCGACACGAATATGATTTCAAAATCAGCAACGATTCCAATCATTTACAGCGATAATAATTTAACGATTCAGAATTTTGCGGTTTTTAAAGACGATAAGATGGTGGATATCCTTTACGGTAAAGAGGCAGGATTAAGCCGATTGTTAAAAGATGAAGAATTACGCAATGTGAACTATACGTTACCAGTTCCGATAACAGAGGGAGAAAACGTAGAAGTGTCAGTTTCTCTAAATTTAAATTTAGATGTAAGTATCATACAACACCGACCACCAAAATTCAACCTAGATTTAGATGGAAATATCGAATTTATTCATTTAAAAACGAAAGATGTTGAACTGACACATGACTTAATAGACGCTCTGAAGAAAGAACTGAAAAAAGTGATAAAAGAAGACATTTTACACACCATTAATAAAATGCAGGAAAGTCATACTGAACCGTGGCTTTTCGGACATAGAATCTGGGTAGAAAACCCAGATGACTTTGATGAAGAACAATGGCTTAATAACGAATGGCCAACAGCAGAGTTTGTTATAAATAGCGATCTTGAGGTCGAGAAAATTGGTCAACGTGGCATGCTAGACAAAATAAAGGTCGGCAGATAA
- a CDS encoding DUF4183 domain-containing protein, which yields MAIIKPFLDTQRFAATIGDGTPDDDNVDFVFADTTPDAGLTAFPTVFASYNLYVNGVLQLDAESTFDGTTLTIIDGNLQNAGVPITIEFLVN from the coding sequence ATGGCAATAATTAAACCGTTCTTAGATACACAAAGGTTTGCCGCAACGATTGGAGATGGTACGCCAGACGATGACAATGTAGATTTTGTCTTTGCGGATACGACGCCAGATGCAGGTTTAACAGCTTTCCCCACAGTATTCGCCAGTTATAACCTTTACGTCAATGGTGTTCTTCAACTTGATGCTGAATCAACGTTTGATGGGACCACGTTAACGATTATTGATGGGAACTTACAAAATGCTGGTGTTCCCATTACGATTGAATTCTTAGTCAATTAG
- a CDS encoding DUF4183 domain-containing protein, whose translation MRHFNKHCVSANRVYDWVQTTSHIKINMIPPQQKRIAKVKNYLYFAVADGVKSVYTNDDEIKKYGDKGILDPNTVSYINLYLNGILQPKTIYEVKKGLLIFLSDVPTKNVPITLSFVTVYI comes from the coding sequence ATGAGACATTTTAATAAACATTGTGTTTCAGCTAACAGAGTATATGATTGGGTACAAACCACATCTCATATAAAAATTAACATGATTCCCCCTCAACAGAAGCGTATCGCTAAGGTAAAAAATTATCTTTATTTTGCCGTTGCTGACGGTGTTAAGTCTGTATATACAAATGATGATGAAATAAAAAAATATGGAGACAAAGGCATATTAGATCCTAATACCGTCTCTTACATTAACCTTTATCTAAACGGTATTTTACAGCCGAAGACTATTTATGAGGTTAAAAAAGGCTTACTCATTTTTTTGTCAGATGTGCCTACTAAAAATGTTCCTATTACCCTTTCATTCGTTACGGTATATATATAA
- a CDS encoding DUF5392 family protein, with protein MNLLKIQLDHTTSQYVKTEFEKIQAALAPYIKKSSMYTLISVPILTFSLINLFALSVNRGISDETMPLIIVFGVAGAFGLALFKESMYQSKEIYIKSFNYITNRIKKNDELPDAIKDRYLRRLQTEPANTMMIYYEFLQQEERLKKMEGLL; from the coding sequence ATGAACCTTTTAAAAATACAACTTGATCATACAACTTCTCAATACGTAAAAACGGAATTCGAAAAAATCCAAGCGGCATTAGCGCCATACATTAAAAAAAGCAGTATGTATACGCTTATTTCAGTTCCGATACTGACATTTTCCTTAATAAATTTATTTGCACTCAGCGTGAATAGAGGGATTAGTGATGAAACGATGCCACTCATTATCGTATTTGGGGTAGCGGGCGCCTTTGGCTTAGCTCTTTTTAAAGAATCAATGTATCAAAGTAAAGAGATTTATATTAAGAGCTTTAATTATATCACGAATAGAATTAAGAAGAATGATGAGCTACCAGATGCCATTAAAGATCGCTATTTAAGAAGGCTTCAAACCGAACCCGCTAACACGATGATGATTTATTACGAATTTTTACAGCAGGAAGAACGTCTAAAAAAGATGGAAGGGTTACTATAA
- a CDS encoding GTP pyrophosphokinase family protein, producing the protein MELTRAIQSFEQSKLKELKIELTRFMMLYKFALDELNTKIDILKQEFHYIHDYNPIEHVTSRVKSPESILKKVEKKGYELSLPSIKENVKDIAGIRITCSFVSDIYELSDMLQKQQDIKVIEVKDYIKKPKVNGYQSLHLVLEIPIFMSDRVENVCVEVQIRTIAMDFWASLEHKIYYKYNQTVPQHLIDELKEAAESASHLDRKMEQIHRKVGELKLEENSENNHPELMINNEKFNLPYALLIPFMKKINE; encoded by the coding sequence ATGGAACTAACACGCGCGATACAATCATTCGAACAGTCAAAACTGAAAGAATTAAAGATTGAACTCACAAGGTTTATGATGTTATATAAATTTGCATTAGATGAGCTCAATACAAAGATAGATATTTTAAAACAAGAGTTTCATTATATTCATGATTACAATCCAATTGAACATGTCACGTCTCGTGTAAAATCTCCTGAAAGTATTTTAAAAAAAGTTGAGAAAAAAGGCTACGAACTTTCTCTTCCTTCCATAAAAGAAAATGTTAAAGATATTGCGGGTATCCGAATTACGTGTTCTTTCGTCTCTGACATTTATGAATTGAGTGATATGCTTCAAAAGCAGCAAGACATTAAAGTGATTGAAGTGAAGGATTATATTAAAAAACCTAAAGTCAATGGTTATCAAAGCCTGCATTTAGTATTGGAGATTCCGATCTTTATGTCAGACCGAGTAGAAAATGTGTGTGTCGAAGTTCAAATACGCACCATTGCAATGGATTTTTGGGCTAGCTTAGAACACAAAATATATTACAAATATAATCAAACAGTTCCGCAACATTTAATAGATGAATTAAAAGAAGCTGCTGAATCAGCCTCTCATTTAGATAGGAAAATGGAACAAATTCATCGAAAAGTGGGTGAGCTAAAGTTAGAGGAAAATTCTGAAAACAATCATCCGGAGCTTATGATAAATAATGAAAAATTTAATCTTCCTTACGCTTTACTCATCCCTTTTATGAAAAAAATAAACGAATAG
- a CDS encoding peptidoglycan-binding protein produces MKHVDILSFDYYCIANYLNFFLLYFFSEFVHMDELKGLMSERMLMMKKKSRTFMKGFILTVITGVCFLVFDSMVMNVSADRQLIGEKNLSVGMDNDQVNKLQLLLSHAGFLESISNKGEFTKEVQQAVIAFQQTNHIQQDGIAGPQTLGALQVLEWGDNGRLVTYLQRKLEKLGYYNGPVDGQFDQLTNKAVKHFQADHGLQVDGLAGPKTYGALHKTLTKRLVPSRSNHQKESPQSSQSTTIQMEATAYTAYCDGCSGITYTGLDLRANPDKKVVAVDPQVIPLGSMVYVEGYGEAVAADIGGAIKGNRIDIFMPNRDDALKFGRQTVDVTIKN; encoded by the coding sequence ATGAAGCATGTCGATATTTTATCATTTGATTACTATTGTATTGCAAATTATTTAAACTTTTTTTTACTGTACTTCTTTTCTGAATTTGTCCATATGGATGAGCTTAAAGGATTAATGTCAGAAAGGATGTTGATGATGAAAAAAAAGTCTAGAACGTTTATGAAAGGGTTCATCTTAACGGTGATAACGGGGGTATGCTTTCTTGTTTTCGATTCAATGGTGATGAACGTTTCAGCCGATAGGCAGCTGATTGGGGAAAAAAACTTGTCTGTCGGAATGGATAATGACCAAGTTAACAAATTACAACTATTACTCTCCCATGCAGGGTTCTTGGAATCCATTTCTAATAAAGGGGAATTTACAAAAGAAGTTCAGCAAGCTGTGATTGCTTTTCAGCAAACGAATCATATTCAGCAAGATGGCATTGCCGGTCCACAAACACTTGGGGCATTACAAGTGCTAGAGTGGGGAGATAACGGACGATTGGTGACATATTTACAAAGAAAACTAGAAAAGCTAGGCTACTATAACGGCCCTGTAGACGGTCAATTTGACCAGTTAACAAATAAGGCTGTTAAGCATTTTCAGGCAGATCATGGCCTTCAAGTTGATGGATTAGCTGGACCTAAAACGTATGGAGCCCTTCACAAAACACTTACGAAGAGATTAGTGCCATCACGGTCAAACCACCAGAAGGAATCACCTCAATCGTCTCAAAGTACTACAATTCAAATGGAGGCAACTGCTTATACAGCTTACTGTGATGGCTGCAGCGGTATCACTTATACCGGGTTGGATTTACGTGCCAATCCAGATAAAAAAGTGGTTGCTGTTGATCCTCAAGTCATTCCACTTGGATCGATGGTTTATGTGGAAGGATACGGTGAAGCAGTTGCAGCAGATATCGGCGGGGCTATAAAAGGAAATCGAATTGATATTTTTATGCCTAACAGAGATGATGCCTTAAAGTTTGGCAGACAAACGGTAGATGTGACGATCAAAAATTAA
- a CDS encoding DUF4395 domain-containing protein — MSIPKPLVQLNQLFISFSIVFSLLVSQWILLVPISVGIITLITKQNPIIRAGKIFLSKPAQAYPPEDKDQQLFNQWIATLCLSAAFLFFIIDQQVLTIIFSAMVLMAAVTALLGYCIGCQIRYKLKMWQYKQKTKWDK; from the coding sequence ATGTCAATTCCAAAACCTTTAGTACAGTTAAATCAACTATTTATTAGTTTCTCAATCGTGTTCTCACTTCTTGTTTCTCAATGGATTCTTCTTGTACCTATTAGTGTAGGGATCATTACATTGATAACGAAGCAAAACCCGATTATACGAGCAGGTAAAATTTTTTTATCAAAACCTGCTCAAGCGTATCCTCCAGAAGATAAAGATCAACAATTATTTAACCAATGGATTGCTACATTATGCTTAAGTGCCGCTTTTTTATTTTTCATAATAGATCAACAGGTCTTAACTATTATTTTTAGCGCGATGGTACTTATGGCCGCAGTAACAGCTCTACTTGGGTATTGTATCGGCTGTCAAATAAGATATAAACTCAAAATGTGGCAATACAAGCAGAAAACCAAATGGGATAAATAG
- a CDS encoding DUF2203 domain-containing protein, which produces MSNKHFNVKEANELIPLINEELCHLKNLQSDFDHKLQQLNRVKLQLKEHVQTETSSLFLMESELEFLEIQAQIHVTNINNTGALLKGIDPGLVDFPSIKNNETILLCWKEGESEISYYHSETEGFAGRKPLSDDDKA; this is translated from the coding sequence ATGTCGAATAAACATTTTAATGTAAAAGAAGCAAATGAACTGATCCCGCTTATAAATGAAGAACTTTGCCATTTGAAAAACTTACAATCTGATTTTGATCATAAATTACAGCAATTAAATAGAGTTAAATTACAGTTGAAAGAACATGTGCAAACAGAGACGAGTAGTCTTTTTCTTATGGAAAGTGAGTTAGAATTTCTTGAGATCCAGGCGCAAATCCACGTGACAAATATTAATAACACGGGTGCTTTATTGAAAGGCATTGATCCCGGATTAGTTGATTTTCCTTCCATAAAAAATAATGAGACAATCCTTCTGTGTTGGAAAGAAGGGGAATCTGAGATTTCATATTATCACTCTGAAACGGAAGGTTTCGCAGGTAGAAAACCCCTTTCAGACGACGATAAAGCATAG
- a CDS encoding M50 family metallopeptidase has product MTLYIEIVGWLVIIGCLTYIPVVGSYFKLFNTMIHETGHAVAAILTGGKVSNISLFADTGGLAITRHSTKFGRFITLLAGYPAASLFSILFVYALAKEWYIPLVLTLTAILIYNVIFWVRNVIGSVWVVSVLSILYLLYAYLDIQWLEWLLMIIGITLLTQAFLSTWVLFILTLTQNYETGDAGLLEDLTKIPAVIWSSLFLAQGVMCFIVGVSLWLGYPPASFSDWLIQLFQTKHAFFSW; this is encoded by the coding sequence GTGACGTTATACATTGAGATTGTTGGCTGGCTAGTTATTATTGGCTGTTTAACTTATATACCTGTGGTAGGATCCTATTTCAAATTGTTTAATACGATGATTCATGAAACTGGTCATGCTGTTGCAGCTATTTTGACAGGAGGGAAAGTGTCTAACATTTCGTTATTTGCCGATACTGGTGGTCTTGCTATAACGCGACATAGTACGAAGTTCGGACGATTCATTACCTTATTAGCCGGTTATCCAGCTGCTTCTTTGTTCAGCATTTTATTTGTATATGCTCTAGCCAAAGAATGGTATATCCCGTTAGTTCTTACATTAACGGCAATTCTTATTTATAACGTTATTTTTTGGGTTAGAAACGTAATTGGCTCGGTCTGGGTCGTCTCTGTTTTAAGTATACTTTATCTTTTATATGCTTATCTCGATATACAATGGCTTGAATGGCTGTTAATGATAATAGGTATAACTCTCCTAACACAAGCCTTTTTAAGTACGTGGGTCCTTTTCATTTTAACGCTCACTCAGAATTATGAGACAGGGGACGCCGGACTGTTAGAAGATCTCACCAAAATTCCTGCCGTCATATGGAGCTCATTATTCCTTGCACAAGGTGTTATGTGTTTCATTGTAGGTGTTTCTCTATGGTTAGGTTATCCACCAGCTAGTTTTAGTGATTGGCTAATACAACTATTTCAGACGAAACATGCATTTTTTTCCTGGTGA
- a CDS encoding Cof-type HAD-IIB family hydrolase, with product MSMNKVPEIKLIALDMDGTLLNDDHIVPDRVRQAIHEAQAKGIHVVLSTGRSLPACEEFAKDLKLTSYLITGNGSEIWHTSGELVERNLIKTALIDMLFKLKHEHGADHWAASVDRVWKNDMPDDLFSKEWLKFGFQIEDDTVRQTLFDVLSKHDELEVTNSSLTNIEVNAAGVNKAVALAKLCSKLHCEMENTLAIGDSLNDMAMIKEAGVGVAMGNAQDALKKEADWVSSSNNEDGVAKAIYRFAIKPMS from the coding sequence ATGTCAATGAATAAAGTACCAGAAATTAAGCTGATTGCTCTTGACATGGATGGAACACTACTTAACGATGATCACATCGTACCTGATCGTGTTCGTCAAGCGATTCACGAGGCACAGGCAAAAGGCATACATGTCGTATTAAGCACTGGAAGATCATTACCTGCTTGTGAGGAATTTGCAAAAGACTTAAAGCTTACGTCGTATCTCATTACCGGCAACGGAAGTGAAATTTGGCACACTTCAGGGGAGTTAGTTGAACGAAACTTAATAAAAACGGCTCTTATTGATATGCTGTTTAAACTTAAACATGAGCATGGAGCAGATCATTGGGCCGCTTCAGTGGACCGAGTGTGGAAAAATGATATGCCAGATGATTTATTTAGCAAAGAATGGTTAAAATTTGGCTTTCAAATTGAAGACGATACCGTTAGGCAGACACTGTTTGATGTATTATCAAAACATGATGAACTTGAAGTGACCAATTCTAGTTTAACTAACATTGAAGTAAATGCCGCGGGCGTAAACAAAGCTGTCGCCTTAGCAAAACTATGCAGTAAGCTTCATTGTGAAATGGAAAACACTTTAGCCATAGGAGACAGTTTAAACGACATGGCTATGATTAAAGAAGCTGGTGTCGGTGTCGCTATGGGAAATGCACAGGACGCGTTAAAAAAAGAAGCTGACTGGGTAAGTAGCTCTAATAATGAAGATGGTGTCGCTAAAGCTATCTATCGCTTTGCAATCAAGCCAATGAGTTGA
- the speD gene encoding adenosylmethionine decarboxylase codes for MSLTHEERIQLHDFNNLTKSLSFNMYDVCYTKTKEERQSYINYIDEQYNAERLTEILKDVASMIGAYVLNVAMQDYEPQGASVTMLVAEGPVEEAPKSAFEESPGPLPEASVLHLDKSHITVHTYPEYNPEDGISTFRADIDVSTCGEISPLKALNYLIHSFDTDIMTIDYKVRGFTRDVKGHKLFIDHDITSIQNYIPETVKNEYHMIDVNIYQENIFHTKCKLKAFNLDDYLFGYTKDALTQTEQATIAQKLQHEMDEIYYGRNMPRT; via the coding sequence ATGAGTTTAACACATGAAGAACGTATTCAATTGCATGACTTTAACAATTTAACAAAATCATTGAGCTTTAATATGTATGATGTCTGTTATACGAAAACGAAAGAGGAACGGCAATCATACATTAACTATATTGATGAGCAGTATAATGCTGAGCGGTTAACTGAAATATTGAAAGATGTGGCCAGTATGATCGGTGCATACGTTTTAAATGTGGCGATGCAAGACTATGAACCCCAAGGGGCGAGTGTGACGATGCTTGTAGCAGAAGGACCGGTAGAAGAAGCCCCAAAGTCTGCTTTTGAGGAGTCACCCGGGCCGTTACCCGAAGCTTCTGTGTTACATCTCGATAAGAGTCATATTACTGTGCATACTTATCCAGAATATAACCCTGAAGATGGCATTAGCACGTTTCGAGCAGATATTGACGTTTCCACATGTGGTGAAATCTCACCCTTAAAAGCATTAAACTACTTGATTCACTCTTTTGATACGGATATTATGACGATAGATTATAAAGTTAGAGGTTTCACGCGGGATGTAAAAGGGCACAAGCTGTTTATCGACCATGATATTACCTCTATTCAAAATTACATTCCTGAAACCGTCAAAAATGAGTACCATATGATTGATGTTAACATTTACCAAGAAAATATTTTCCACACAAAGTGCAAATTAAAAGCCTTTAATTTAGATGATTACTTATTTGGCTACACGAAAGATGCGCTTACACAAACTGAACAAGCCACCATCGCTCAAAAGCTCCAACATGAAATGGATGAAATTTATTATGGAAGAAACATGCCGCGAACATAG
- a CDS encoding HPr family phosphocarrier protein, producing MELSKDIQLKEPFNMSKVLKLVQLCSTFNSDIYIQKNMTAYNCKCVLGTANIIISMKENEHFSISVHGSDAKEALDQVGAFFEKTGAESPVNV from the coding sequence ATGGAACTTTCGAAGGACATTCAGCTTAAAGAGCCGTTTAATATGTCCAAAGTGTTAAAACTCGTCCAGTTATGCAGTACGTTCAACAGTGATATATATATACAAAAAAATATGACAGCATATAACTGTAAATGCGTTCTTGGCACTGCGAACATCATTATTAGTATGAAAGAGAATGAGCATTTTTCTATTAGTGTACATGGCTCAGATGCAAAAGAAGCTCTTGATCAAGTAGGGGCATTCTTTGAGAAAACAGGTGCTGAATCACCAGTAAACGTATAA